Proteins found in one Triticum aestivum cultivar Chinese Spring chromosome 4D, IWGSC CS RefSeq v2.1, whole genome shotgun sequence genomic segment:
- the LOC123096217 gene encoding glucuronoxylan 4-O-methyltransferase 2-like produces the protein MTSPTLARKAKLKNHLVSAKAKLRQHVTLRRIVLVAAASAAAFILLLTVRTLSASHARSPGAASSTTSPPEAVRRNTQQQQQQQGGCAKLPGPVAEALVHYATANATLPQTAAEVGVTARLLARRAPCNLLVFGGLGPDSALWAALNHGGRTAFFEEDAALIAEVGARHPGLGLESHQVAYQTTLADADELLGLRGSPDCTASPPKDHPFSPDHFEGSPCKLAMRGLPAAFYETEWDVIMVDAPTGWVPEAPGRIGGAIYMTGMAARARRPGNGETEVLVHDVDRTVEDSFSRAFLCAGYLEEEVGRLRRFAIPSHREKEGMPFCP, from the coding sequence ATGACGAGCCCCACGCTCGCGCGCAAGGCCAAGCTCAAGAACCACCTCGTCTCCGCGAAGGCCAAGCTCCGGCAGCACGTCACCCTCCGCCGCATCGTCCTCGTCGCCGCCGCATCCGCCGCGGCCTTCATTCTCCTCCTCACCGTCCGCACCCTCTCCGCCTCGCACGCCAGATCACCAGGCGCCGCCTCGTCCACCACCTCCCCGCCCGAGGCCGTACGGCGCAacacgcagcagcagcagcagcagcagggcggGTGCGCGAAGCTGCCTGGGCCCGTCGCCGAGGCGCTGGTTCACTACGCGACCGCCAACGCGACGCTGCCGCAGACGGCGGCCGAGGTCGGGGTGACCGCGCGCCTGCTGGCGCGGCGCGCGCCGTGCAACCTCCTGGTGTTCGGCGGCCTCGGCCCCGACAGCGCGCTCTGGGCGGCGCTCAACCACGGCGGACGCACCGCCTTCTTCGAGGAGGACGCCGCCCTGATCGCCGAAGTTGGCGCTCGCCACCCGGGCCTCGGCCTCGAGTCCCACCAGGTCGCCTATCAGACCACGCTCGCCGACGCCGACGAGCTCCTCGGCCTCCGCGGCTCCCCGGACTGCACCGCCTCCCCACCCAAGGATCATCCATTCTCGCCGGACCACTTCGAGGGATCCCCATGCAAGCTCGCCATGCGTGGGCTGCCGGCAGCGTTCTACGAGACGGAGTGGGACGTGATCATGGTAGacgcgcccaccgggtgggtgccGGAGGCACCAGGGAGGATTGGCGGCGCGATATACATGACCGGAatggcggcgcgggcgcggcggccggGGAATGGCGAGACGGAAGTGTTGGTGCACGATGTGGACAGGACGGTGGAGGACAGCTTCTCCAGGGCGTTCCTGTGCGCAGGCTACCTCGAGGAGGAGGTCGGCAGGCTCAGGCGCTTCGCCATCCCGAGCCACAGGGAAAAGGAAGGCATGCCATTTTGCCCTTGA